One part of the Rothia sp. ZJ932 genome encodes these proteins:
- a CDS encoding amino acid ABC transporter permease encodes MSFSEQLSTLFETYNVLGAFWTNVQLTFWAAIGAFVLGLVLALMRISPVPSLRLAGTAYVHLVRNTPLTILMTLAILGVWTQFQLSLSSNFETNFFLYAVIVLAIYHAAFVCEAIRSGVNTVPVGQAEAARAIGLDFMATARHVIFPQALRGSITPLGNTLIALAKNTTVATVASVAEASGMMKSMIEFNSDLIFMIFFVFAMGFVVIVVPIGVLTTWASRKLAVKR; translated from the coding sequence ATGTCGTTCTCTGAACAGCTCTCCACGCTCTTTGAAACCTACAATGTTTTGGGAGCGTTTTGGACGAACGTTCAGCTGACCTTCTGGGCAGCTATCGGCGCTTTCGTCCTCGGCTTAGTTCTAGCGCTTATGCGTATTTCCCCCGTTCCCTCCCTCCGTTTGGCAGGCACAGCTTACGTACACCTCGTACGTAACACTCCCCTCACTATTTTGATGACCCTGGCAATCTTGGGTGTCTGGACCCAGTTTCAGCTCTCACTTTCATCAAATTTTGAAACCAACTTTTTTCTCTACGCGGTGATTGTTCTGGCGATTTATCACGCAGCTTTTGTGTGTGAGGCAATCCGCTCGGGTGTGAACACCGTTCCCGTGGGGCAGGCTGAGGCAGCCCGCGCCATTGGTTTGGATTTCATGGCGACAGCCCGCCACGTGATTTTCCCCCAAGCGCTACGCGGGTCTATTACCCCGCTTGGCAACACCCTGATTGCTCTTGCCAAGAACACGACGGTTGCCACCGTAGCGTCCGTGGCTGAAGCCTCAGGCATGATGAAATCGATGATTGAGTTCAACTCTGATTTGATTTTCATGATCTTCTTTGTTTTCGCAATGGGCTTTGTGGTCATTGTTGTTCCCATCGGCGTCCTGACCACCTGGGCGTCCCGTAAGCTGGCGGTGAAGCGATGA
- a CDS encoding glutamate ABC transporter substrate-binding protein: MAYSFLTKKAAAGTALAATVALVFTGCGSSTGEDTLRIGIKYDQPGLGYQDGREYTGFDTEVARYVANELGYVEDQIEWVESPSSNRENMLSNGQVDMIFATYSISETRLKTVDFAGPYFVAGQDLLVQEGNTDVTGPESLGGKDLCSVTGSTSAKKIQDKYTSTVQLVQQNSYSDCVVALNAGMVDAVTTDDIILAGLASTKANKGELKVVGNTFTTERYGVGLPKGSDKCPAINAAINKMVETGAWEEALAKSVGDSGFKYNTELNPPKLTDACATVEKK; the protein is encoded by the coding sequence ATGGCATACTCATTCCTCACGAAAAAAGCGGCAGCAGGCACCGCACTTGCTGCCACGGTTGCGCTAGTGTTCACCGGTTGCGGTTCCTCCACCGGTGAAGACACTCTGCGCATCGGTATCAAGTACGACCAGCCCGGTCTGGGTTACCAAGACGGACGCGAATACACCGGTTTTGATACCGAAGTCGCCCGCTACGTCGCCAACGAGCTGGGGTACGTAGAAGATCAGATCGAGTGGGTGGAATCCCCCTCTTCAAACCGTGAAAACATGCTTTCCAACGGTCAGGTTGACATGATTTTTGCGACCTACTCCATCTCTGAAACCCGCCTGAAAACAGTGGATTTTGCAGGTCCTTACTTTGTGGCGGGTCAGGACCTTCTCGTGCAAGAGGGCAATACTGACGTCACAGGCCCTGAATCCTTGGGCGGTAAGGATCTGTGCTCAGTGACCGGTTCAACCTCGGCGAAGAAGATTCAAGATAAATACACCTCAACGGTGCAGCTGGTTCAGCAGAACTCCTACTCCGACTGCGTAGTGGCGCTCAACGCAGGCATGGTGGACGCGGTAACCACCGATGACATCATTCTGGCAGGTCTTGCCTCCACCAAAGCCAACAAGGGTGAGCTCAAGGTTGTGGGCAATACGTTCACGACCGAACGCTACGGTGTTGGTCTGCCCAAGGGCTCCGATAAGTGCCCTGCCATTAACGCTGCCATCAACAAGATGGTTGAAACCGGCGCCTGGGAAGAAGCTCTCGCCAAGAGCGTTGGCGATTCAGGCTTCAAATACAACACCGAACTCAATCCGCCCAAGCTCACTGATGCTTGCGCCACCGTTGAGAAAAAATAG
- a CDS encoding amino acid ABC transporter ATP-binding protein: MSSQSLVQVRNINKHYGDLHVLKNINLEVGKGEVIILLGPSGSGKSTLCRTINRLEPIDNGDILIDGKVLPSEGKELANLRAEVGMVFQSFNLFAHKSILDNVTLGPRKVRGLSKAEAEAEAMELLKKVGVESQANKMPAQLSGGQQQRVAIARALAMKPKVMLFDEPTSALDPEMVNEVLDTMVALAREGMTMIVVTHEMGFARKAADRIVFLAEGQIVEEATPDEFFSNPKSERARDFLGKILNH, from the coding sequence ATGAGCAGTCAATCGCTCGTTCAGGTTCGCAATATCAACAAACACTACGGCGACCTGCACGTTCTCAAAAACATCAACCTCGAAGTCGGCAAGGGCGAAGTTATCATTCTCCTCGGCCCCTCCGGCTCCGGAAAATCTACCCTCTGCCGCACCATCAACCGCCTTGAGCCCATCGATAACGGCGACATCCTCATCGATGGCAAAGTACTGCCATCAGAAGGTAAAGAACTCGCCAACCTCCGCGCAGAAGTCGGCATGGTCTTTCAGTCCTTCAACCTCTTCGCCCACAAATCCATTCTCGATAACGTCACCCTCGGACCCCGCAAAGTACGCGGTCTATCCAAAGCAGAAGCAGAAGCAGAAGCAATGGAACTGCTCAAAAAAGTAGGCGTTGAGTCTCAAGCAAACAAGATGCCTGCCCAGCTCTCCGGCGGTCAGCAGCAGCGCGTCGCCATCGCCCGCGCACTCGCCATGAAACCCAAAGTCATGCTCTTTGACGAACCCACCAGCGCACTCGACCCAGAAATGGTCAATGAAGTGCTTGACACCATGGTGGCGCTCGCCCGCGAAGGTATGACCATGATCGTTGTTACCCACGAAATGGGTTTCGCTCGCAAAGCAGCTGACCGCATCGTCTTCCTAGCGGAGGGCCAGATTGTTGAAGAAGCAACACCCGATGAATTCTTCTCTAACCCCAAGTCAGAGCGCGCACGAGATTTCCTCGGCAAGATTCTCAACCACTAG